Proteins found in one Megalobrama amblycephala isolate DHTTF-2021 linkage group LG5, ASM1881202v1, whole genome shotgun sequence genomic segment:
- the LOC125268288 gene encoding LOW QUALITY PROTEIN: otoferlin (The sequence of the model RefSeq protein was modified relative to this genomic sequence to represent the inferred CDS: deleted 1 base in 1 codon): MKRSKHRASKDDGKGQDEPAILETEDMRMPDPDTISLASVTAVTTNVSNKRSKPDIKIEPSAGRPMDFQVSVTVIEARQLVGLNMDPVVCVEIGDDKKYTSMKESTNCPYYNEYFVFDFHVPPDVMFDKILKVSVIHSKNLLRSGTLVGSFKLDVGTVYSQPEHQFFHKWATLCDPDDITAGCKGYVKCDIAVVAKGDTIKTPHKANERDEDDIEGNLLLPEDVPAERQWARFYVKVYRAEGLPKMNTSIMANVKKAFIGENKDLVDPYVQVLFAGQKGKTSIQKSSYEPIWNEQIVFTEQFPPLCRRMKLQIRDSDKVNDVAIGTHFIDLRKIANDGDKGFLPTLGPAWVNMYGSTRSYTLMDEYQDLNEGQGEGVSFRARLLISLAVEILDTSSPEVMTSTEVQVEGISNISDNATGKIEEFFLYGCFLEATMIDRKIGDKPINFEVTIGNYGSDLDTPTKPKTKKKKGGDGDEESELIQGSSDEEMDDGEDISSVSSTPPMKPVITDRNYFHLPYFERKPCIYIKSWWQDQRRRLYNANIMDNIADKLEEGLNDVQEIIKTEKAYPERRLRGVLEELSNGCSTFVTLANNDQNQAGKTKLDRERVKLCMQELENMGQQAKTMRSQVKKSNVKDKIKLAQNFLHKLRFLSDEPQHSVPDIYIWMISNNKRIAYARVPSKDILFSSVEEETGKDCGKVQTIFFKLPGKKSFGPAGWTVQAKTELYLWLGLSRQRKDYLNGLPNGFEENRAVKGPGVQSSPPISLMYTMKQIFQLRVHMYQARSLFAADSTGLSDPFARVFFSTHSQVTEVLNETLCPTWDQLLVFDNVELYGEAGELRDDPPIIVIEIYDQDTVGKADFMGRTFAKPITKMSDEHYGPPRFPPQLEYYQIYRGNGTAGEMLAAFELLQIGPAGKADLPPIDGPSDIDRGPILPVPIGIRPVLSKYRIEVLFWGLRDLKRVNLAQVDRPRVDIECAGKGIQSALIQNYKKNPNFSTLVKWFEVDLPENELLHPPLNIRVVDCRAFGRYTLVGSHAVTSLRKFIYRPADKSVNSWSAMEEVVIHTEPEPAVKKIETVVKLDSASDAVVKVDMPDDEKGGKGKKKRKKGEEVEEEELDESMLDWWSKYFASIETLKEIIKAQEAEAEEKEEFDSGEGGGTKKKRGKGNKNKAMPGEGAPEKKKHKIEELKVYNRELEYEYDTFEDWLHTFNLYRGKCSDDADVEQNAADEDRLIGKFKGSMCIYKVPVSDEVYRETGFDSNMGMFQNIPHNDPINVLVRVYVIRATDLHPADINGKADPYIAIKLGKSDIKDKENYISKQLNPVFGKSFDIEATLPMDSTLTVSIYDWDLVGTDDLIGETKIDLENRYYSKHRAICGISSSYAIHGYNVWRDPLKPTQILAKLCKDGKMDPPQYGPGGRVKVANRVYTGPTELEDENGLKKQTDEHLALAVLNRWEEIPRIGCKLVPEHVETRSLLNPDKPGIEQGRIEMWVDMFPKDMPAPGPAIDISPRKPKKFELRVIVWNTDEVVLEDDDIFTGEKSSDIFVRGWLKGQQEDKQDTDVHYHSLTGEGNFNWRFVYPFDYLQAEEKIVISKKESMFSWDETEYKIPARLNLQVWDADHFSADDFLGAIELDLNRFPRGAKTAKQCSIDMVLNEQDMPMVNLFKQKRIKGWWPFVARDENDELEITGKVEAELHLLTGEEAEKSPVGEGRNEPEPLEKPNRPDTTFLWFLSPLKAIRHLVCNQYKWLVIKIVLALLILAMVGLFLYSMPGYMVKKLLGA; the protein is encoded by the exons ATGAAGCGTAGCAAGCATCGTGCCTCCAAGGATGATGGCAAAGGTCAAG ATGAACCGGCCATTCTTGAGACCGAGGATATGAGGATGCCAGACCCGGATACCATCTCACTAGCATCAGTAACTGCTGTCACAACCAATGTCTCCAATAAGAG ATCAAAGCCTGACATCAAGATTGAACCTAGTGCTGGAAGACCAATGGATTTCCAA GTTAGTGTCACTGTTATTGAGGCTAGACAGCTGGTGGGATTGAACATGGATCCAGTGGTGTGTGTGGAAATTGGTGATGATAAAAAATATACTTCAATGAAGGAGTCGACCAACTGCCCTTACTACAATGAG tatttcGTTTTCGACTTCCACGTTCCTCCTGATGTCATGTTTGACAAGATCCTGAAAGTATCA GTTATTCACTCCAAGAATCTTTTGCGAAGTGGCACACTGGTTGGGAGCTTCAAGCTTGATGTGGGCACAGTATATTCACAACCTG AACATCAATTCTTCCACAAATGGGCCACTTTATGTGATCCCGATGACATCACTGCAGGATGCAAAGGTTACGTCAAGTGTGACATCGCAGTTGTTGCAAAGGGTGACACAATCAAAACTCCACACAAAGCAAATGAAAGAGATGAGGATGACATTGAGGG AAACCTTCTGTTGCCGGAAGACGTCCCAGCTGAGCGGCAGTGGGCAAGATTTTATGTCAAAGTATACAGAGCCGAGGGGTTACCCAAAATGAACACCAGCATTATGGCAAATGTCAAAAAAGCTTTCATTGGAGAAAATAAGGACTTGGTTGATCCTTATGTCCAAGTGTTATTTGCAGGACAGAAG GGAAAAACTTCAATTCAGAAGAGCAGCTATGAGCCGATCTGGAATGAGCAGATCGTTTTCACTGAGCAGTTTCCACCACTGTGCCGGAGAATGAAACTCCAGATCCGCGATTCAGATAAAGTGAACGATGTGGCCATCGGAACGCACTTCATTGACCTGCGGAAGATTGCTAATGATGGAGACAAAG GCTTTCTTCCAACTCTGGGCCCGGCTTGGGTCAACATGTACGGTTCCACACGCAGTTACACGCTCATGGATGAGTACCAGGACCTGAATGAAGGACAAGGGGAAGGGGTGTCGTTCCGGGCTCGTCTGCTGATCAGTCTGGCTGTAGAGATACTGGACACCTCCTCTCCTGAAGTAATGACCTCCACCGAGGTACAGGTGGAGGGGATATCCAACATCTCAGAT AATGCCACGGGAAAAATTGAGGAATTCTTCCTCTATGGATGTTTCCTTGAGGCTACTATGATTGACAGGAAGATTGGAGACAAACCCATCAACTTTGAGGTTACAATAG GAAACTACGGCAGTGACCTTGATACTCCAACCAAGCCAAAAACAAAGAAGAAGAAGGGTGGCGATGGCGATGAAGAGTCGGAGCTCATTCAGGGCTCGAGTGACGAGGAGATGGATGATGGTGAAGACATTTCTTCAGTTTCCTCCACCCCTCCAATGAAACCAGTCATCACCGACAG AAATTATTTCCACCTCCCCTACTTTGAGAGGAAGCCCTGCATCTATATCAAGAGCTGGTGGCAGGACCAAAGAAGACGGCTTTATAATGCGAACATCATGGACAACATTGCAGACAAATTG GAAGAAGGGTTAAATGATGTGCAGGAGATCATCAAAACAGAGAAGGCCTATCCTGAGCGCAGACTCAGAGGAGTCCTGGAGGAGCTCAGCAACGGCTGCAG TACCTTTGTAACTTTGGCAAACAATGACCAGAATCAGGCCGGGAAGACAAAACTGGACCGGGAGAGGGTGAAATTATGCATGCAGGAACTG GAAAATATGGGCCAGCAAGCAAAGACCATGCGGTCACAAGTGAAGAAAAGCAACGtgaaagacaaaataaaacttGCACAAAACTTTCTCCACAAGCTGAGATTCTTGTCCGATGAG CCACAACATAGCGTTCCAGATATTTACATATGGATGATAAGCAACAACAAACGCATTGCATATGCCCGCGTTCCCTCCAAAGACATCCTCTTCTCTTCTGTCGAGGAAGAAACCGGAAAGGACTGTGGGAAGGTCCAGACGATCTTTTTTAAG CTTCCTGGTAAGAAAAGTTTTGGACCTGCAGGCTGGACCGTTCAGGCTAAAACTGAGCTGTACCTGTGGCTCGGCCTGAGCAGGCAGCGCAAAGACTACTTGAACGGGCTTCCTAATGGCTTTGAGGAGAACAGGGCAGTAAAAGGGCCTGGCGTACAGTCCTCGCCCCCCATCAGCCTGATGTACACCA TGAAGCAGATCTTCCAGCTGAGGGTTCACATGTATCAGGCTCGAAGTCTGTTTGCGGCAGACAGCACAGGCCTGTCAGACCCGTTTGCCAGGGTTTTCTTTTCTACTCACAGTCAAGTCACAGAG GTCCTGAATGAGACGTTGTGTCCTACATGGGATCAGCTGCTGGTGTTCGATAATGTGGAGCTCTATGGCGAGGCTGGTGAACTGAGAGACGATCCTCCTATAATCGTCATCGAGATCTATGACCAGGACACTGTC GGAAAAGCCGACTTCATGGGTAGGACATTCGCTAAACCTATAACCAAGATGTCAGATGAGCATTACGGGCCGCCACGCTTCCCTCCTCAGCTGGAGTACTACCAGATCTACCGTGGAAACGGCACTGCAGGAGAAATGCTGGCAGCCTTTGAACTGCTACAG ATTGGACCAGCTGGAAAAGCCGACCTGCCTCCAATAGATGGACCTTCAGATATCGATCGTGGTCCAATCCTGCCTGTTCCTATTGGCATAAGACCCGTCTTGAGTAAATACCGAATTGAG GTTCTCTTCTGGGGCCTGAGGGACTTGAAGCGGGTGAACCTGGCTCAAGTTGACCGTCCCCGCGTGGACATCGAGTGTGCAGGGAAAGGCATTCAGTCAGCGCTCATTCAGAACTACAAGAAAAATCCCAACTTCAGCACTCTGGTTAAGTGGTTTGAAGTG GACCTGCCTGAGAACGAGCTTCTCCAT CCCCCTCTGAACATTCGGGTGGTGGACTGCCGGGCGTTTGGCCGTTACACGCTGGTCGGCTCTCATGCCGTCACATCTCTACGCAAATTCATTTACAGGCCGGCGGACAAGAGTGTCAATAGCTGGTCTGCTATGG AGGAGGTCGTGATCCACACAGAGCCAGAACCTGCCGTGAAGAAGATTGAGACAGTGGTCAAACTTGACTCA GCGTCTGATGCTGTGGTTAAAGTTGATATG CCAGATGATGAGAAAGGTGGGAAAGGGAAAAAGAAGCGCAAGAAGGGTGAAGAGGTTGAAGAGGAGGAACTGGATGAAAGCATGCTGGACTGGTGGTCCAAATACTTTGCCTCGATTGAAACACTGAAAGAG ATCATTAAAGCACAAGAAGCAGAAGCTGAAGAGAAGGAGGAGTTTGACTCTGGAGAGGGTGGAG GCACCAAGAAGAAGAGAGGAAAGGGAAACAAGAACAAAGCCATGCCTGGGGAGGGTGCACCAGAGAAGAAGAAGCACAAAATAGAAGAGCTGAAG GTGTACAACAGAGAGCTCGAATACGAGTATGACACCTTTGAAGATTGGCTTCACACCTTTAACCTGTATCGAGGGAAGTGTTCTGATGATGCTGATGTTGAGCAGAATGCAGCAGATGAAGACAGACTTATTGGCAAATTCAAG GGCTCCATGTGTATCTACAAAGTCCCTGTATCAGATGAGGTGTACAGAGAAACGGGATTTGATTCCAACATGGGAATGTTCCAGAACATTCCACATAACGATCCGATTAACGTCCTCGTCCGGGTCTATGTCATCAGG GCAACAGATCTGCATCCCGCAGACATCAACGGGAAGGCCGACCCATACATCGCCATCAAGCTCGGAAAGTCAGACATCAAGGACAAAGAGAATTACATCTCTAAACAACTCAACCCTGTGTTTGGAAA GTCATTTGATATTGAAGCGACACTCCCAATGGATTCTACCCTCACTGTGTCCATCTATGATTGGGATTTGGTGGGAACCGATGACCTGATTGGGGAGACGAAGATTGACTTGGAGAACCGTTACTACAGCAAACACAGGGCAATATGTGGTATCAGCTCCAGCTATGCAAT TCATGGCTATAATGTGTGGAGGGACCCATTGAAGCCAACGCAAATCCTTGCCAAACTCTGCAAAGATGGAAAAATGGATCCGCCCCAGTACGGCCCCGGAGGAAGAGTGAAAGTTGCGAACAGAGTTTACACAGGACCCACTGAACTCGAGGATGAAAATG GACTGAAGAAACAGACGGACGAGCACCTGGCTCTTGCTGTACTAAACCGCTGGGAAGAAATTCCACGAATAGGCTGCAAGCTGGTTCCAGAGCACGTGGAGACAAGGTCTCTCCTGAATCCTGATAAACCTGGGATTGAGCAG GGGAGAATTGAGATGTGGGTGGACATGTTCCCGAAGGATATGCCTGCACCAGGACCAGCTATTGATATTTCACCTAGGAAGCCAAAGAA ATTTGAGCTCAGGGTGATTGTGTGGAACACAGATGAAGTCGTTCTGGAGGACGATGACATTTTCACAGGGGAAAAATCGAGTGACATATTTGTTAGAGG ATGGCTGAAAGGCCAACAAGAAGACAAGCAGGACACAGACGTCCACTATCACTCGCTGACCGGAGAGGGCAATTTCAACTGGCGCTTTGTTTATCCCTTCGACTACCTACAGGCCGAAGAGAAGATCGTCATCTCAAAGAAAGAGTCCATGTTTTCTTGGGATGAGACCGAGTATAAAATTCCTGCCCGACTGAATTTGCAAGTGTGGGATGCAGATCATTTCTCTGCAGATGACTTCTTGG GTGCAATCGAACTTGACCTGAATCGATTTCCTCGAGGTGCAAAGACAGCGAAGCAGTGCTCCATTGACATGGTCCTTAATGAGCAAGATATGCCCATGGTCAACCTCTTCAAACAGAAGAGAATTAAAGGCTGGTGGCCGTTTGTGGCTCGAGATGAAAATGATGAGTTGGAAATTACA GGAAAAGTAGAAGCAGAGCTTCACCTGCTGACAGGTGAGGAGGCAGAGAAGAGTCCTGTTGGCGAAGGACGCAATGAACCAGAGCCTCTAGAGAAACCAAA